Part of the Dermatophilus congolensis genome is shown below.
CGGTCAATGGTGTACCGCTCCTCAATGAGCGGCCCGATCTCCGTACGCTCAACCGGCACCGCAGCAACACTGCCAGGAGATTCATTCTCCATAGCTTGCAACGCCGCATCGAAGGGAAAAACCACTTCCGCGAACGGCACGATCTGCCCACGCGGCCCGCCGAACTCATCCAACGTCCCGTACTCAACGAAACGGAACCAACCGGCGTTATGCGCGGCCCGATAGGTACGGCTCACCGACACATCACTGTGCCGATCGACCAACACACTGCGATCTACCAGAGGATCAAAGGACACCTGACGGCCACCATCACCTTCACGGAACACGCCAAAGCCACGCGAAAGACGATCCGACAGCGAATACCCCGCGCCCTCGTCGGCAGCAATCGCCAACCCAATAGCAGTCGAGGCTGCCGGGTAAGGGGAACGGAACACACGCCGACCAAACTGCGCTTTGACCAGCCTGGGCACCAGTGGCAACCCACTAGCACCGCCTACCAAATAAATGCCAGCAACTTCTGAATCGGTCAACGCTTCATGGTCAAGGCCACCGACCAGTGGCGCCATAGCCTGGATTGTTTTCTTCACCAACGGGGCAACCTCTTCATAGAAATCCGCCACCGTCACTGTGACCGCAGCGCCATCAACCTCAAGAGGGATCCGTTTGCTCTGCGGAGACAAATGCTCCTTGGCGTCCCGACAGTCCTCCAGCAGCTGGGCATACACCTTGGCTCCCAATTCTTCACGGGTACGACCAGCAGCACGCATTGCGCAACGAGCCAATCCCGCATCGAAATCGTCACCACCGACGGTGTTCAATCCCGTCGAGTCCATCACCTGATGGTCGGTGCCATCAGCATTGACCAATGAAGCATCAAACGTCCCACCTCCCAGGTCGTACACCACCACCCGGGAACGGCGCGAGTTCAACGTGCGGCTTTGCCCGTGCGTGAACTCAAAACCAGCAGCTGAAGGC
Proteins encoded:
- a CDS encoding Hsp70 family protein gives rise to the protein MTLGIDFGTTRTIVAYADRGNYPVVSFFDADDEPHCHFPSVVADTSDGLVYGFAALEAAADGARLTRSFKRLLASPDVFAATPVCIGDREVPLIDVLTGYAQALREALATKSSIAADVSAGGPGMLDTVLAVPAHAHGPQRYLTLEAFRAAGFTVTGMINEPSAAGFEFTHGQSRTLNSRRSRVVVYDLGGGTFDASLVNADGTDHQVMDSTGLNTVGGDDFDAGLARCAMRAAGRTREELGAKVYAQLLEDCRDAKEHLSPQSKRIPLEVDGAAVTVTVADFYEEVAPLVKKTIQAMAPLVGGLDHEALTDSEVAGIYLVGGASGLPLVPRLVKAQFGRRVFRSPYPAASTAIGLAIAADEGAGYSLSDRLSRGFGVFREGDGGRQVSFDPLVDRSVLVDRHSDVSVSRTYRAAHNAGWFRFVEYGTLDEFGGPRGQIVPFAEVVFPFDAALQAMENESPGSVAAVPVERTEIGPLIEERYTIDRHGIVSVTLSDQDTGFSRTYELKGEKTATQV